Proteins encoded in a region of the Tumebacillus sp. BK434 genome:
- the kdpC gene encoding potassium-transporting ATPase subunit KdpC, which translates to MKGITIMFRLSSVLMIVCGLLYPLSVTGVAQTLLPDQAKGSLVYNDQQEVIGSKLIGQTFASPQYFHGRISSIGYDAAASGSPNYAPSNPELIRRTEAAVSQWKEDNPEVPVDRLPADLVTNSGSGLDPHISPAAALAQVPRVSQQTGLDEAELKRLIDANTDRPLWGIFGEPGVNVLLLNLAVNKQRES; encoded by the coding sequence ATGAAAGGGATCACTATCATGTTCCGCTTGAGCTCGGTGCTGATGATCGTGTGCGGCTTGCTGTATCCGTTGTCTGTCACAGGCGTTGCCCAAACGCTGCTACCCGATCAGGCAAAAGGCAGCTTGGTCTACAATGATCAGCAGGAAGTCATCGGATCGAAACTGATCGGACAAACGTTTGCCTCACCGCAGTATTTCCATGGCCGCATCTCCAGCATTGGCTATGATGCAGCCGCTTCCGGTTCGCCCAACTATGCACCGTCCAATCCGGAGCTGATCCGGCGTACGGAAGCAGCGGTGTCTCAATGGAAGGAAGACAATCCTGAGGTGCCTGTTGACCGGCTCCCAGCCGATCTGGTCACCAACTCCGGCTCCGGCCTTGACCCGCATATCAGCCCTGCGGCTGCCTTGGCGCAGGTTCCCCGAGTCAGCCAGCAGACCGGCCTCGATGAAGCGGAACTGAAACGCCTGATCGACGCCAATACCGACCGGCCGCTGTGGGGGATCTTTGGAGAGCCGGGTGTAAATGTCCTCCTGCTCAACCTCGCCGTGAACAAGCAACGGGAATCGTAA
- a CDS encoding universal stress protein — translation MANVHKRKHPDEVLEQIRREERGRLKLFIGAAPGAGKTYTMLREGNELLQKGCDLVIGFVETHGREETRKQIGALPLLPLKEIEYKGRVLQELDLQAILDRRPHTVIVDELAHTNVPGSKHRKRYEDVEELLQAGIHVLAAMNIQHVESLNDTVERLTGVKVRERVPDRVLNRAHEIQLIDTPPEQLRERMRNGLIYRPDKIEQALKHFFRLGNLNVLRELALREIADDVEERLQHYQQEHGIEGMTGAHEKILVCVQYRPNAERLIRRGWRIANRLKCDLHILNVSVRPLPELAAQERKKLQVMEQLARDLGAVFHFCPTEGKKPVDVMVSFIKRHRITQVILGQSARTRWEEISKGSIINKIMKDTQFVDVLVVADGVENRD, via the coding sequence ATGGCCAACGTTCACAAACGCAAACATCCGGACGAGGTGCTGGAGCAGATCAGACGGGAAGAGCGGGGCCGGCTCAAGCTGTTCATCGGGGCGGCTCCCGGAGCGGGCAAGACGTATACGATGCTGCGGGAAGGGAATGAACTCTTGCAAAAAGGCTGCGATCTTGTCATCGGATTTGTCGAGACGCACGGGCGGGAAGAGACCCGGAAGCAGATCGGAGCCTTGCCGCTGCTGCCGTTGAAAGAGATCGAATACAAAGGGCGCGTGCTGCAGGAGCTGGATCTGCAAGCGATCTTGGACAGACGCCCGCACACGGTGATCGTCGACGAGTTGGCGCATACCAACGTCCCCGGGAGCAAGCATCGCAAGCGCTATGAAGACGTGGAAGAATTGCTGCAGGCGGGCATCCATGTGCTGGCCGCGATGAACATCCAGCATGTCGAAAGCCTGAACGATACGGTGGAACGGCTGACCGGCGTCAAAGTGCGGGAGCGCGTGCCGGACCGGGTCTTGAACCGGGCGCATGAAATCCAGTTGATCGACACGCCGCCTGAACAGCTGCGCGAGCGCATGCGAAACGGGCTGATCTACAGGCCGGACAAAATTGAACAGGCCTTGAAGCACTTCTTTCGCCTTGGCAATTTGAATGTTTTGCGCGAGCTTGCCCTGCGCGAGATCGCCGATGATGTGGAAGAGAGGCTTCAGCATTACCAGCAGGAGCACGGCATCGAAGGCATGACCGGCGCGCATGAAAAGATACTGGTCTGCGTGCAATACCGGCCGAATGCGGAGCGGCTGATTCGAAGGGGCTGGCGGATCGCCAATCGGCTCAAGTGTGATCTGCACATCCTGAATGTTTCCGTGCGGCCGTTGCCGGAATTGGCGGCGCAGGAGCGGAAAAAACTTCAGGTGATGGAACAGCTGGCGCGTGATTTGGGCGCGGTGTTCCACTTTTGCCCGACCGAAGGGAAGAAGCCGGTCGATGTCATGGTTTCCTTTATCAAACGGCATCGCATCACGCAAGTCATTCTCGGGCAATCGGCCCGCACGCGCTGGGAGGAAATCAGCAAAGGGTCGATCATCAACAAGATCATGAAAGACACGCAATTCGTCGATGTGCTCGTCGTGGCGGACGGCGTGGAGAATCGCGATTGA
- a CDS encoding SUMF1/EgtB/PvdO family nonheme iron enzyme: MITLPAGQADLRDDRIKKTWSVELDAFLLAPVPVTNALYAAIMQKSLGPEADPQAPVVEVSWLEAIAFCNLLSEHEELQSCYTVCDDGETVVWNREANGYRLPTEAEWQYACKAGTTGYRYGELDDIAWYRQNSAGTVHPVGEKQPNAWGLSDMVGNVWEWCWDVYDEEVYGSYRIFRGGSWAEEERGCGATCRRRSHPTFRIDDLGFRLARSL; the protein is encoded by the coding sequence ATGATCACGTTACCGGCCGGCCAAGCGGACCTGCGAGACGATCGGATCAAGAAAACGTGGTCGGTCGAACTGGACGCTTTTTTGCTGGCCCCGGTGCCTGTGACCAACGCCTTGTATGCAGCGATCATGCAAAAATCGCTCGGGCCTGAAGCAGATCCGCAGGCGCCGGTGGTCGAAGTCTCATGGCTGGAGGCGATTGCCTTCTGTAATCTGCTGTCTGAGCACGAGGAGTTGCAGAGCTGTTACACAGTCTGTGATGATGGCGAAACTGTCGTCTGGAACAGGGAAGCGAACGGCTACCGTCTCCCTACCGAAGCGGAATGGCAATACGCCTGCAAGGCCGGAACGACCGGATACCGCTACGGCGAACTGGATGACATCGCCTGGTATCGGCAGAACTCGGCGGGCACGGTGCATCCGGTCGGGGAGAAACAACCCAACGCATGGGGACTCTCCGACATGGTTGGAAACGTCTGGGAATGGTGCTGGGACGTCTACGATGAGGAAGTCTACGGCTCTTACCGCATCTTCCGCGGCGGCAGTTGGGCGGAAGAGGAACGAGGCTGCGGTGCGACCTGCCGCCGCCGGAGCCACCCGACGTTTCGCATTGATGATCTCGGCTTTCGTTTGGCAAGATCCTTGTAA
- a CDS encoding VOC family protein: MQKITPFLWFDGNAEEAMNYYTSIFKNSKITSLQRLGDDEAIFSGTFELEGQTFMALNGGPHYQLTPAFSLYVNCDSQEEVDELWEKLSAGGEIMKCGWLTDKFGVSWQIIPAVLSELMHSPDPERSARVMQAMLQMEKLDIAALKQAYETP, translated from the coding sequence ATGCAGAAAATCACCCCGTTCCTCTGGTTCGACGGCAACGCAGAAGAGGCGATGAACTATTACACCTCGATCTTCAAAAACTCCAAGATCACTTCCTTGCAGCGTCTCGGCGATGACGAGGCGATCTTCTCCGGGACGTTCGAATTGGAGGGGCAGACGTTTATGGCCCTGAACGGCGGCCCGCACTACCAGTTAACGCCGGCGTTCTCCCTGTACGTGAACTGTGACTCACAGGAAGAAGTGGACGAACTGTGGGAGAAGCTCTCCGCAGGCGGCGAGATCATGAAATGCGGCTGGCTGACCGACAAGTTTGGCGTGTCGTGGCAGATCATCCCCGCCGTGCTCAGCGAGCTGATGCACAGCCCGGACCCGGAGCGGTCGGCACGGGTGATGCAGGCGATGCTGCAGATGGAGAAGCTCGACATTGCCGCTTTGAAGCAAGCGTACGAGACCCCGTAA
- a CDS encoding SRPBCC domain-containing protein produces MSDRPSDHGVAVRVTRRFAVAPETIFDAWLTPELIGRWMFGPALREEEVLRIETDARVGGTFSFVVRRGDLEIDHIGRYLELDRPRRLVFTWAVAPDPIDSSRVQIDIVPLETGCELTLTHELAAEWADYADRTKGSWSRMLDALAKESEKSPQ; encoded by the coding sequence ATGTCCGACCGCCCGTCCGATCACGGCGTAGCGGTGCGCGTAACGCGTCGATTCGCGGTTGCGCCCGAGACGATTTTTGATGCGTGGCTGACTCCCGAGCTCATCGGACGCTGGATGTTCGGACCGGCGCTGCGAGAGGAAGAAGTGCTGCGCATCGAGACGGACGCCCGCGTCGGCGGCACGTTTTCCTTCGTCGTGCGCCGGGGTGATCTGGAGATCGACCACATCGGGCGGTATCTCGAACTCGACCGTCCCCGCCGCCTCGTCTTCACGTGGGCGGTGGCGCCGGACCCGATCGACAGCTCCCGCGTGCAGATCGACATCGTTCCGCTGGAAACAGGCTGCGAACTCACGCTGACGCATGAACTGGCGGCAGAGTGGGCCGATTATGCAGACCGCACCAAGGGATCGTGGAGCAGAATGCTGGACGCACTTGCCAAAGAAAGCGAAAAGTCCCCTCAATAG
- a CDS encoding VOC family protein produces MATKLIPYLVLDGTTKEAIEFYQKALDAQLLFSQAFGDSPEDPDHPLPAEMKDRIMHATIKIGDSEVMFSDTFPGQPHAVGAQVTICITTDSAETAQRYFDGLADGGQVGMPMQETFFSPLYGNVTDKFGIPFQIFTEGKE; encoded by the coding sequence ATGGCTACGAAATTGATTCCGTACCTCGTACTCGACGGCACCACAAAAGAAGCGATTGAATTTTATCAAAAAGCGCTCGACGCACAACTTCTGTTCAGCCAAGCGTTCGGCGATTCGCCGGAAGATCCGGACCATCCGCTGCCGGCTGAAATGAAAGACCGCATCATGCATGCGACGATCAAGATCGGCGACTCGGAAGTGATGTTCTCCGACACCTTCCCGGGCCAGCCGCATGCGGTCGGCGCGCAGGTGACGATCTGCATCACCACAGACAGCGCGGAAACGGCACAGCGCTACTTCGACGGCCTCGCAGACGGCGGCCAAGTCGGCATGCCGATGCAGGAGACTTTCTTCTCCCCGCTCTACGGCAATGTGACCGATAAGTTCGGCATCCCGTTCCAGATCTTCACTGAAGGTAAGGAATAA
- a CDS encoding FxLYD domain-containing protein translates to MFCNHCGGEISEGDRYCTHCGQQVSTANVKSEQLDPTELVVAKLQKRKVWWMPIAATFVAVLAIGGMNLYEKKVNSSVATYLQKGEALALEGKFQEAIPVFEQGLSLRPKHETIKADLSWAKQGQKIVDQLSKANEQLKQKQYGKAQALIEAATKDAGVFHAPLGDVIHKKVTHQKNALTIAQVKHEMANKKTIEEVAPLLLKLEPIESPEAKEAASEVQTKLVEITLAQAHDYLKNKQFSSALSTVDQALSYVAENSKLLAYKKDIAKQQVEFEQQQQTRIEQAMLAAAKEDEKNRTNAVEVLTTNGSLSEWGGFTVKGEVRNIATRNISMIEVYYSVYDISGQEMDQGSTFVYPYYLEPGETGMFESTVYGNEDGKSFKITNITWYLE, encoded by the coding sequence GTGTTTTGTAACCATTGTGGCGGGGAAATTTCTGAAGGCGACCGATATTGTACTCATTGTGGTCAGCAGGTCAGCACTGCAAATGTAAAATCAGAACAGCTTGATCCTACAGAACTCGTGGTTGCCAAACTACAAAAGCGAAAAGTATGGTGGATGCCGATAGCGGCAACCTTCGTTGCAGTACTTGCGATTGGCGGCATGAATCTCTATGAAAAAAAGGTGAATTCGTCTGTTGCAACTTATCTGCAGAAAGGAGAGGCTCTTGCGCTGGAAGGGAAGTTTCAAGAGGCAATACCTGTCTTCGAACAAGGGCTCTCCTTGCGGCCAAAACATGAGACGATCAAAGCAGATCTTTCGTGGGCGAAGCAAGGCCAGAAGATCGTCGATCAGTTATCGAAAGCAAATGAACAATTGAAGCAGAAGCAGTATGGGAAAGCACAAGCATTGATTGAAGCAGCAACCAAAGACGCAGGCGTGTTCCACGCTCCTTTGGGAGATGTAATTCACAAAAAAGTTACCCACCAAAAAAATGCTCTGACAATAGCACAGGTTAAACACGAGATGGCAAACAAAAAAACGATTGAAGAAGTAGCACCACTTCTTTTGAAACTGGAACCTATTGAGAGTCCGGAAGCCAAAGAGGCTGCATCGGAAGTTCAAACAAAGCTTGTGGAAATTACACTAGCACAGGCGCATGATTATCTGAAAAATAAGCAATTTTCATCCGCTCTATCAACCGTTGACCAAGCGTTATCCTATGTCGCAGAGAACAGTAAGTTGCTTGCTTACAAAAAGGACATTGCAAAGCAGCAAGTAGAGTTTGAACAGCAGCAGCAAACTCGAATTGAACAAGCAATGCTTGCTGCAGCGAAAGAGGATGAGAAGAATCGAACCAACGCTGTGGAAGTGTTGACAACGAACGGTTCGTTGTCAGAGTGGGGGGGATTCACCGTCAAGGGTGAAGTGAGAAACATTGCGACACGGAATATTTCCATGATTGAAGTTTACTATTCGGTTTATGACATATCGGGGCAAGAAATGGATCAAGGCAGCACTTTTGTCTACCCCTATTATTTAGAACCTGGGGAAACTGGTATGTTTGAAAGTACAGTCTATGGCAATGAGGATGGCAAGTCGTTTAAAATCACAAATATTACCTGGTATTTGGAGTAA
- a CDS encoding trypsin-like peptidase domain-containing protein, with protein sequence MNQTGAFFSRNWWLILLTVFILMIGGVGSWYVHFFYSNQTIVAASQLGNIEQTASTQQVQDKDLKSVIFENQKLVVLLQVKSEYGDSLGSGFLYNDQGDIITNAHVVEGATEVTVKMADSTIYKGSVIGISQDIDVALVRVPDLVGKAPMVLAREGKSEIGDEVIAFGSPLGLENTVTTGIISGIDRDFDLEPYRYKGVYQISAPIAPGNSGGPLVDKKTGAVIGINSAGTNQGNIGFSIPITEVLPIVENWTKHPTTAVAVATHSDSAALVSDLIRDDGTFRATAQYLVGYFYDSLNSQDFVGAYALLGSEWQGQMAYETFRNGYLYTSWVKVNDMTSSMSGDDQVRVTAIIQAEERTEKNETKFSQYQVIYQIGFENNKLKILKGSAEKI encoded by the coding sequence ATGAATCAAACAGGAGCATTCTTCTCGAGAAATTGGTGGTTGATCCTGCTAACCGTCTTCATTTTGATGATTGGCGGTGTTGGCTCATGGTATGTGCACTTCTTTTATAGCAATCAGACGATTGTGGCTGCTTCCCAGTTGGGAAACATTGAGCAAACTGCAAGTACGCAGCAAGTCCAGGATAAAGACTTAAAGAGCGTTATTTTTGAAAATCAAAAACTGGTCGTGCTGCTGCAAGTAAAATCGGAATACGGCGACTCACTGGGATCAGGATTTCTCTATAATGACCAAGGCGACATCATCACCAACGCTCACGTGGTGGAAGGAGCGACAGAGGTAACGGTCAAAATGGCGGACTCGACCATATATAAAGGGAGCGTCATTGGAATTAGTCAAGACATCGATGTTGCCTTGGTCAGAGTGCCTGACTTGGTAGGCAAAGCACCGATGGTGCTCGCTCGTGAAGGCAAAAGCGAGATCGGTGACGAGGTAATCGCGTTTGGCAGCCCTTTGGGTCTTGAGAACACCGTAACGACAGGTATTATTTCTGGGATTGACCGTGATTTTGATCTAGAACCCTATCGCTACAAAGGAGTCTATCAAATTTCTGCGCCAATTGCTCCAGGAAACAGTGGTGGTCCTTTAGTTGACAAAAAAACGGGAGCGGTAATCGGCATAAATTCGGCAGGAACTAATCAAGGGAACATCGGATTTAGCATTCCGATCACTGAAGTGTTGCCCATCGTGGAAAATTGGACAAAACATCCGACCACGGCAGTCGCAGTTGCCACACATTCCGACTCCGCCGCTTTAGTCTCCGATCTCATCAGGGACGATGGCACGTTCCGAGCAACAGCTCAGTATCTCGTTGGATATTTTTATGATAGCCTCAATTCGCAAGATTTTGTTGGCGCGTATGCGTTGTTAGGCAGTGAATGGCAAGGACAGATGGCATATGAAACGTTTCGCAATGGCTATCTTTATACCTCTTGGGTTAAAGTGAACGATATGACCTCTTCGATGAGCGGGGATGATCAAGTACGTGTGACCGCTATCATCCAAGCGGAAGAGCGCACGGAAAAAAATGAAACGAAGTTCAGCCAGTATCAGGTGATCTATCAGATCGGGTTTGAAAACAACAAATTGAAAATACTTAAAGGAAGTGCGGAGAAGATCTAG
- a CDS encoding GNAT family N-acetyltransferase — MEIYVPEKFETKRLLIRAPKDADAQPLFDAICESYEHLKPWMPWAQQKPILAETQANIRKARQQFFDREDLRLHLFDKETGELVGCSGLHRLDWKLRKFEIGYWIRASRAGQGLMTEAVAGITEFAIKKLDANRIEIRTHPENLRSIKVAERLGFTLEGVLRKDRFDMQGVLRDTMVFAKVRGVEF, encoded by the coding sequence GTGGAGATTTATGTGCCGGAAAAGTTTGAGACGAAGCGGCTGTTGATCCGGGCGCCGAAAGATGCGGATGCACAACCGTTGTTCGATGCGATCTGCGAGAGCTATGAGCATTTGAAACCCTGGATGCCGTGGGCGCAGCAGAAGCCGATCTTGGCGGAGACGCAGGCGAACATTCGCAAGGCGCGGCAGCAGTTTTTCGACCGGGAGGATCTGCGCCTGCATCTGTTCGACAAGGAGACGGGGGAACTGGTCGGCTGCAGCGGGCTGCACCGTTTGGATTGGAAGCTGCGCAAATTTGAAATCGGGTACTGGATTCGCGCCTCCCGCGCCGGGCAAGGGCTGATGACAGAAGCGGTGGCCGGGATCACGGAGTTCGCCATCAAGAAGCTGGATGCGAACCGCATCGAGATCCGCACGCACCCGGAGAATCTCAGGAGCATCAAAGTCGCCGAACGCCTCGGCTTCACGCTGGAAGGTGTGTTGCGCAAAGACCGCTTCGACATGCAAGGCGTCCTGCGCGACACGATGGTGTTTGCGAAAGTGCGCGGCGTGGAATTTTGA
- a CDS encoding DUF72 domain-containing protein encodes MFRFGLSGWKHHAAVVGGDKLSEYAVHFPIVESESSFYAVQPRRNYEKWVRETPPDFGFVIKAYQGMTGHLRGNNPFENASAMFDAFLGSLVPVIEANRLKMVLFQYPPWFECNRRNVDALRYTKEKMGRLPVALEFRHQSWFLPGMRDKTLQFMEREGWIHSICDEPQAGSGSVPTVLHATHPELTLVRFHGRNASGWSGQGKEDESWRDVRYLYRYSTEELLEWKERLLELQKSTQEICVIFNNNSGKDAAPNAKELMRLLGVEYRGEAPGQINLFE; translated from the coding sequence GTGTTCCGGTTTGGATTGTCCGGGTGGAAACATCATGCGGCTGTGGTCGGCGGGGACAAGCTGAGCGAGTATGCGGTGCATTTTCCGATCGTGGAATCGGAAAGCTCGTTTTATGCCGTCCAGCCCCGGCGCAATTATGAAAAATGGGTCCGGGAGACGCCGCCCGACTTTGGTTTTGTGATCAAGGCGTATCAAGGCATGACCGGGCATCTGCGCGGGAACAACCCGTTCGAGAACGCGTCTGCCATGTTTGACGCATTTCTCGGCTCGCTGGTTCCGGTGATCGAAGCGAACCGTTTGAAGATGGTGCTGTTTCAATACCCGCCGTGGTTCGAATGCAACCGGCGGAATGTGGATGCGCTGCGCTATACGAAGGAAAAGATGGGCCGCCTGCCGGTGGCCTTGGAGTTTCGCCACCAGAGCTGGTTCCTGCCGGGGATGCGCGACAAGACGCTGCAGTTTATGGAACGGGAAGGGTGGATTCACTCGATCTGCGACGAACCGCAGGCCGGGAGCGGCTCGGTGCCGACGGTGCTGCACGCCACCCATCCCGAACTGACGCTGGTGCGTTTTCACGGGCGCAATGCGAGCGGCTGGTCGGGGCAGGGCAAGGAGGACGAGTCGTGGCGCGATGTGCGCTATCTCTACCGCTACAGCACGGAGGAGCTGCTGGAGTGGAAAGAACGCCTGCTGGAACTGCAGAAGTCGACCCAAGAGATCTGCGTGATCTTTAACAACAACTCAGGCAAGGATGCGGCTCCCAACGCCAAGGAACTGATGCGGCTGCTGGGCGTGGAATATCGCGGGGAGGCGCCGGGGCAGATCAATCTGTTTGAATGA
- a CDS encoding copper amine oxidase N-terminal domain-containing protein: MKRLFRAMLAVALAATIALPSVGMPAEAAKPISVLIDGVRQTYDPAPVVVKGRTLVPMRPIFEQLGMIIEWDDKTRTVRGYTMSDDLKLTIDSKWAFLNDRAIALDVPAQLVKGRTMVAIRFVGEALGAQVSWNEATSTVTIKSAHSMAEGGYMRDLMKTDDFWTRYGELEFNLREAHAMYSDWAVDQSTPGTPDYVPSGVIRQRLLDKFQEADAEYSYFKALEAYDQDLQFLLERYDQVLNVFLFAVGNDSTETRGMLFRAYGELSDLMAAMYQRRYPAGDGGSYGCDSPFCWYYGSGGNGGGAGNYDPYDPFI; this comes from the coding sequence ATGAAGCGGCTGTTTCGGGCGATGCTAGCGGTCGCGTTGGCAGCAACGATCGCCTTGCCGTCGGTGGGCATGCCTGCTGAGGCGGCGAAGCCGATCTCCGTGCTGATCGACGGGGTGAGGCAAACGTATGACCCGGCTCCGGTCGTCGTCAAGGGACGCACGCTGGTGCCGATGCGGCCGATCTTTGAGCAGCTCGGCATGATCATCGAGTGGGATGATAAGACGCGCACCGTGCGCGGCTATACGATGAGCGACGACCTGAAGCTGACGATCGATTCGAAGTGGGCATTTCTGAACGATCGGGCGATCGCGCTGGATGTGCCGGCCCAGTTGGTCAAAGGCCGGACGATGGTGGCGATCCGCTTTGTCGGCGAAGCGCTCGGGGCGCAGGTGTCGTGGAATGAAGCGACGTCGACGGTGACGATCAAAAGCGCGCATTCGATGGCCGAGGGCGGCTATATGCGCGACTTGATGAAGACGGACGATTTCTGGACCCGCTACGGGGAGCTGGAGTTCAACCTGCGTGAGGCGCACGCGATGTACAGCGATTGGGCCGTAGATCAGTCCACGCCGGGCACGCCCGACTATGTGCCGTCAGGCGTGATCCGCCAGCGGCTCTTGGACAAATTTCAGGAAGCGGATGCCGAGTACAGCTATTTCAAAGCGCTGGAAGCGTATGATCAGGACTTGCAATTCCTGCTGGAGCGCTACGACCAAGTGCTCAACGTGTTTTTATTTGCCGTCGGGAATGACAGCACGGAGACGAGAGGCATGTTGTTCAGAGCATACGGCGAACTGTCCGACCTGATGGCGGCGATGTATCAGCGCCGCTACCCTGCGGGTGACGGTGGCAGTTATGGCTGCGACTCGCCGTTCTGTTGGTACTACGGATCGGGTGGCAACGGAGGCGGTGCCGGGAACTACGACCCGTACGATCCATTTATTTGA
- a CDS encoding GNAT family N-acetyltransferase — translation MSFELETVKAEQKEALLNMSEFYIYHFSELKDIDLKENGRWDFMPVLDFVDAEAEGRYAYFVRVEGKLAGFVLLDKIEDEGAPAMRIEEFFIMAKYRRNGLGQAVANQVFSQFPGRWVVYEFHKNTSAIAFWRRVISEYTNGNYAETPVDEPNGYVGFIQRFTA, via the coding sequence TTGAGTTTTGAATTGGAAACGGTCAAAGCAGAGCAAAAAGAAGCGCTGCTGAACATGTCCGAATTCTACATCTATCATTTTTCCGAGCTGAAAGACATCGACCTCAAGGAAAATGGGCGCTGGGATTTCATGCCGGTGCTGGACTTCGTTGACGCCGAAGCGGAAGGGCGCTATGCGTATTTCGTCCGCGTGGAAGGCAAGCTGGCCGGGTTCGTGCTGCTCGACAAGATCGAAGACGAAGGAGCTCCGGCGATGCGCATCGAGGAGTTTTTCATCATGGCTAAATACCGCCGCAACGGGCTCGGACAGGCGGTTGCGAACCAGGTGTTCAGCCAGTTCCCCGGTCGCTGGGTCGTCTATGAATTCCACAAAAACACATCGGCGATCGCTTTCTGGCGCCGCGTGATCAGCGAATACACCAACGGCAACTACGCAGAAACGCCGGTCGATGAACCGAACGGATACGTCGGCTTCATCCAGCGCTTCACGGCCTGA
- a CDS encoding GNAT family protein, translating into MKPVKFLQGQKVYLRPFTAEDADIFYRSFYEPTGRYYTGTQEMFTDKQIADALDRFAAATNRVDLLICSQETNEPVGDISLNSMDSNNRSGSLRLAVFEPENYSKGYGTEALILMLDYGFGIRNLHRIELHVYSYNERAIHTYEKVGFKREGVMRDAWYYDHKWVDVIIMSILEDEFRAKYKRK; encoded by the coding sequence ATGAAACCCGTAAAATTCCTGCAAGGCCAAAAAGTCTACCTGCGCCCCTTTACCGCAGAAGATGCCGACATCTTCTACCGCTCCTTCTATGAGCCGACGGGACGCTACTATACCGGCACCCAAGAGATGTTCACCGACAAGCAGATCGCAGATGCACTGGATCGCTTCGCTGCTGCCACCAACCGCGTCGATCTGCTGATCTGCTCGCAGGAAACGAACGAGCCGGTCGGCGACATCTCGCTGAACAGCATGGACAGCAACAACCGCAGCGGCAGTCTGCGCCTCGCCGTGTTCGAGCCGGAGAACTACTCCAAAGGCTACGGCACGGAAGCGCTGATCCTGATGCTCGACTATGGATTTGGCATCCGCAACCTGCACCGCATCGAACTGCACGTCTACTCCTACAACGAGCGGGCGATCCATACCTACGAAAAAGTCGGCTTCAAGCGGGAAGGCGTGATGCGCGACGCCTGGTATTACGACCACAAATGGGTGGACGTGATCATCATGTCGATCCTCGAAGACGAGTTCCGCGCCAAATACAAAAGGAAGTAA
- a CDS encoding GNAT family N-acetyltransferase, translating to MEIIRAVGADFEFVNEHGAHSLHEGTRGTFQTQGNEQRVQELLNALWERGAYPLVAKEAEQVLGWITIGTAKDPFSGDEVGFLYELYVLGEHRGRGLGRQLMERGIQELREQGYQEIRLNVFSGNPAQKLYEALGFRTRNLQMELK from the coding sequence ATGGAAATCATTCGCGCGGTCGGAGCAGATTTTGAGTTCGTCAATGAACATGGGGCCCATTCGCTGCACGAAGGCACCAGAGGCACGTTTCAAACGCAGGGCAATGAGCAGCGGGTACAGGAACTGCTGAACGCGCTGTGGGAGCGGGGCGCGTATCCGCTGGTCGCCAAAGAAGCGGAGCAGGTGCTGGGCTGGATCACGATCGGCACCGCCAAAGACCCTTTTTCCGGCGACGAGGTCGGGTTCCTCTATGAGCTCTACGTGCTCGGGGAACACCGCGGGCGCGGGCTGGGGCGCCAACTGATGGAGCGCGGCATCCAAGAGCTGCGCGAACAGGGCTATCAGGAGATCCGACTGAACGTATTTTCCGGCAACCCGGCGCAAAAACTATACGAAGCGCTGGGCTTCCGAACTCGCAATCTGCAGATGGAATTAAAATAG